A genomic stretch from Elusimicrobiota bacterium includes:
- the dcd gene encoding dCTP deaminase translates to MIKSDQWIRQRCLEDRMIEPFVERLDGGGKVSYGLSSYGYDIRVADEFKIFTNALAGCIDPKAFDPRSFVDFRGEHCIVPPNSFALARTVEYFRIPRNVLAVCLGKSTYARCGIIVNVTPLEPEWEGILTIEISNTTPIPAKIYANEGIAQLLFFESDQVCQTSYKDRKGKYQSQTGVVLPRILQKNP, encoded by the coding sequence ATGATCAAATCCGACCAGTGGATCCGGCAGCGCTGCCTTGAGGACCGGATGATCGAACCCTTCGTGGAGCGTCTCGACGGGGGGGGGAAGGTCTCCTACGGGCTCTCCTCCTACGGCTACGACATCCGGGTCGCCGACGAGTTCAAGATCTTCACCAACGCGCTGGCCGGCTGCATCGACCCCAAGGCCTTCGACCCCCGGTCCTTCGTGGACTTCAGGGGCGAGCACTGCATCGTGCCGCCGAATTCCTTCGCGCTGGCCCGCACGGTGGAGTACTTCCGCATCCCCCGCAACGTCCTGGCGGTCTGCCTCGGCAAGAGCACCTACGCCCGCTGCGGCATCATCGTCAACGTCACCCCGCTGGAGCCCGAGTGGGAGGGCATCCTCACCATCGAGATCAGCAACACGACGCCCATCCCGGCCAAGATCTACGCCAACGAGGGCATCGCCCAGCTCCTCTTCTTCGAGAGCGACCAGGTCTGCCAGACCAGCTACAAGGACCGCAAGGGCAAGTACCAGAGCCAGACCGGCGTCGTCCTGCCCCGCATCCTCCAGAAGAACCCCTGA
- the rplM gene encoding 50S ribosomal protein L13, whose translation MHTETTITTPKQAQAGRRWVHIDAEGKVLGRLASQAANLLRGKHKRYFTPAVDCGDFVLVTNAAKVKLTGNKLEQKTYFSHSGYAGGAKIMPMKLQMERDPRRVVYLAVKRMLPVNRLRGQQMTRLKIYPGAAHPHAAQLAPEVKK comes from the coding sequence ATGCATACAGAGACGACGATCACGACCCCGAAGCAAGCCCAAGCGGGACGCCGCTGGGTGCACATCGACGCCGAGGGCAAGGTCCTCGGACGCCTGGCCTCTCAGGCCGCGAACCTTTTGCGCGGGAAGCACAAGCGCTACTTCACGCCGGCCGTCGACTGCGGCGACTTCGTCCTCGTCACCAACGCGGCGAAGGTGAAGCTCACGGGCAACAAGCTCGAGCAGAAGACCTACTTCAGCCACTCCGGCTACGCCGGCGGCGCGAAGATCATGCCCATGAAGCTCCAGATGGAACGCGATCCCCGCCGGGTCGTCTATCTCGCCGTCAAGCGCATGCTGCCGGTCAATCGCCTGCGCGGACAGCAGATGACCCGCCTCAAGATCTACCCCGGGGCCGCGCACCCCCACGCCGCTCAGCTCGCGCCCGAGGTTAAAAAGTGA